The genomic window GGAAAGAATAAACCCATTTTTACACCACATATTGATACAGGCGATCATGTAATTGTTATTAATTGTGATAAGGTTGTTTTAACAGGCAATAAGCTTGATCAAAAAGAAAAGAAAGCATATTCGGGTTATCCCGGCGGTCTAAAGACCACAGTATATCGCAAATATTTGGCTGAAAAATCTGATGAAGCAGTGTATGAAGCTGTTCAAGGCATGCTCCCTAAAAACAGTTTGGGTAGAGCTATGATTAAAAAGCTTCGCACATATAAAGGCGCAGAGCATAATCATCAGGCACAAAAACCCGAAGTTTTAGAATTATTTAAAAGATAGTAAGAGGTTATAATTATGGCGAAAATCGCAAGCAAAAAAAAGATACAATATTGGGGAACAGGCCGCAGAAAAAAGGCTATTGCACGTGTTAGACTTGTTCCGGGCGGAACCGGCAAGATTACAATCAATAAAAGAGATATTGATGAATTTTTTGGTTTGGATACATTAAAGTTAATAGTTCGTCAACCGCTAGAACTTACAAAATCAACTGACAAATGGGATATATTTGTTAATGTTCAAGGCGGAGGATTTACTGGTCAAGCAGGTGCTATAAGACACGGTATTTCAAGAGCTTTGGTTGAAGCTGATGCTGAATACAAGACAGTTTTGAAGCAAGCTGGTTTCTTGACAAGAGACCCTCGTATGAAA from Clostridia bacterium includes these protein-coding regions:
- the rpsI gene encoding 30S ribosomal protein S9 yields the protein MAKIASKKKIQYWGTGRRKKAIARVRLVPGGTGKITINKRDIDEFFGLDTLKLIVRQPLELTKSTDKWDIFVNVQGGGFTGQAGAIRHGISRALVEADAEYKTVLKQAGFLTRDPRMKERKKYGLKKARRAPQFSKR
- the rplM gene encoding 50S ribosomal protein L13; this encodes MKTFMAKTQEIERKWYVVDADGIPLGRLASQVAAILRGKNKPIFTPHIDTGDHVIVINCDKVVLTGNKLDQKEKKAYSGYPGGLKTTVYRKYLAEKSDEAVYEAVQGMLPKNSLGRAMIKKLRTYKGAEHNHQAQKPEVLELFKR